A stretch of the Argentina anserina chromosome 6, drPotAnse1.1, whole genome shotgun sequence genome encodes the following:
- the LOC126800381 gene encoding uncharacterized protein LOC126800381, whose amino-acid sequence MLAQLSSSVVSRLLSTLLVEEAIYPARNSGTAPCRKVCEVDDVDDDGFTEFFDAFDEESPEPKFVFKFEYQTSEILKTLEKYDQVGHYVALQAQSNSTRQNGSAEKSNCECVEAANVDEMKISLDSDEAKCGSIEGLDRVVGEGDVHVEKGGEGFGDGAFEEEGVEKKIVIEEVVDVSNEVNVGSIVNEVSNVTEEVSHSDEMSGDETVATSDEDELVSEEEFVGSEFSSGSICSSHDDDDDDDDDEELVSLEEIGLNKPDGFDEEDSDILEQYRELEELCRAEEQNSTRSKLQGEEKLVHDHNGSDDSDTMEVLWEHQELIDQSKVELKRVRATGLPTIFEESEYVNMDDLKPLKIHEKYQHAVPPSEQYRALMREFDKKITVIGVLQSKGSLKLLLSHKSSTPAIKSFLSNLRLCRPKIDCDPIVKIIKEVQSQLEMVYVGQLCLSWEFLEWQYEKALELLKSAPDRIHSYNEVAEEFQQFQVLLQRFIEDEQFQGSRVENYVKSRSAMHKFLQVPEIREDKCKEGKKGSEITTDIVEMLRESVRTMWRFIRADKNANITTACRKRSLDDCLDPNLFVEVQADLGEKQRMLKELKRSQNPILKRFQKHEEEKEEEESADDGHLNFFSEVNIRLVSRVLNMSTIKQHQLEWCQRKLSKIHCVKRKVHM is encoded by the coding sequence ATGCTTGCCCAGTTATCCAGCTCCGTTGTGTCGAGACTTCTCAGTACACTCCTCGTCGAAGAAGCGATTTATCCGGCGAGAAATTCCGGCACTGCTCCGTGCCGGAAAGTTTGTGAAGtagatgatgttgatgatgatgggtTCACTGAGTTCTTTGACGCTTTTGATGAAGAGAGCCCAGAGCCTAAGTTTGTGTTCAAATTTGAGTACCAAACTAGTGAGATATTAAAAACACTTGAGAAATATGATCAAGTTGGTCACTATGTAGCTTTGCAAGCCCAAAGTAATAGTACTAGGCAAAATGGGTCTGCTGAGAAATCAAATTGTGAGTGTGTAGAGGCAGCTAATGTTGATGAAATGAAGATTTCATTAGATTCTGATGAAGCAAAATGTGGGTCCATTGAGGGTTTGGACCGGGTTGTTGGAGAAGGAGATGTTCATGTGGAGAAAGGTGGTGAGGGTTTTGGAGATGGTGCATTTGAGGAAGAGGGGGTTGAGAAGAAAATAGTGATTGAAGAAGTGGTAGATGTTAGTAATGAAGTAAATGTTGGTTCCATTGTGAATGAAGTGAGTAATGTTACTGAGGAAGTGTCACATTCGGATGAGATGAGTGGTGATGAGACAGTGGCTACTAGTGATGAAGATGAGTTGGTTTCCGAGGAGGAGTTTGTTGGTTCGGAGTTTAGTTCTGGTTCGATATGTTCAAgccatgatgatgatgatgatgatgatgatgatgaagaactaGTTTCTTTGGAAGAGATTGGATTGAACAAGCCTGATGGTTTTGATGAAGAGGATAGTGATATATTGGAACAGTATAGAGAACTAGAAGAGTTGTGTAGGGCTGAGGAGCAAAACTCGACAAGGTCCAAACTCCAAGGAGAGGAAAAGCTAGTGCATGATCATAATGGTTCCGACGATTCAGACACAATGGAGGTTTTGTGGGAACATCAAGAGTTGATAGATCAATCGAAAGTGGAGCTCAAGAGAGTCAGAGCAACTGGTCTGCCTACAATTTTTGAAGAATCCGAGTATGTCAATATGGATGACTTGAAGCCACtcaagattcatgagaaaTACCAACATGCTGTACCTCCGAGCGAACAGTATAGGGCTCTAATGCGCGAGTTTGATAAAAAGATAACTGTAATAGGTGTTCTGCAGTCCAAGGGATCTTTGAAATTGCTTTTGAGCCACAAATCTTCAACTCCGGCCATCAAatcctttctttccaacttGAGGCTTTGTAGACCCAAAATAGATTGTGATCCAATTGTTAAGATCATTAAGGAAGTGCAGAGTCAATTGGAAATGGTCTATGTTGGGCAGTTGTGCCTTTCTTGGGAGTTCCTAGAATGGCAATATGAGAAGGCCTTGGAGCTACTGAAATCGGCCCCTGATCGAATACATTCATACAACGAAGTTGCAGAAGAATTTCAACAGTTTCAAGTGCTCCTACAACGATTTATTGAGGATGAACAATTTCAAGGGTCAAGGGTCGAAAACTATGTTAAAAGTCGATCTGCTATGCATAAGTTTCTGCAAGTTCCGGAAATCAGAGAGGATAAATGCAAGGAAGGAAAGAAAGGCAGTGAAATTACCACTGACATTGTCGAGATGTTGAGAGAATCAGTAAGGACCATGTGGCGATTCATCCGAGCTGATAAAAATGCAAACATAACTACTGCTTGTCGAAAAAGATCACTGGATGATTGCTTGGATCCAAATCTTTTTGTAGAAGTTCAAGCAGATCTTGGGGAGAAACAAAGGATGCTTAAGGAGCTAAAGAGGAGTCAGAACCCGATCCTGAAGAGATTCCAAAagcatgaagaagaaaaagaagaggaagagagcgCAGATGATGGGCACCTTAACTTCTTTTCTGAAGTGAACATCAGATTAGTATCCAGGGTTTTGAACATGTCAACTATAAAACAGCATCAACTAGAGTGGTGTCAAAGAAAGTTAAGCAAGATACACTGTGTGAAGCGCAAGGTTCATATGTAG
- the LOC126799886 gene encoding uncharacterized protein LOC126799886 — translation MDDYYKRSGQIPAFGDWDYANELPITQYFECARQAGLIRFSSSSGESDAPAAYLHADLYAVDVMKMKKKPSRIVAPNSRKTIAIGREKRCTHNPHVKEQKKLQHHAKVHDDVTEPSRKLHYQQCHTRSNDAVLRPRRPPKPVDEDLYKIPPELLHSTKRKKMLGLFSCLVPACAS, via the exons ATGGAT GACTATTATAAGCGGAGTGGTCAAATTCCGGCATTTGGGGACTGGGATTATGCGAATGAGCTGCCAATCACTCAGTATTTCGAGTGTGCGAGGCAGGCCGGTTTGATCAGGTTCAGCTCTTCTTCCGGTGAGAGTGATGCACCGGCAGCCTATCTTCATGCTGACTTGTATGCTGTTGATgttatgaagatgaagaagaagcctTCTCGGATTGTTGCTCCTAATTCTCGAAAG ACAATCGCAATAGGGAGAGAAAAGAGATGCACTCATAACCCGCATGTCAAGGAGCAAAAGAAGCTGCAGCACCATGCTAAGGTCCATGACGATGTGACTGAACCCTCCAGAAAGTTACACTACCAGCAGTGTCACACTCGCAGCAACGACGCCGTTTTGCGACCAAGGAGGCCTCCCAAGCCTGTCGATGAAGACCTCTACAAGATACCACCTGAGCTCCTCCACTCTACCAAGCGG AAGAAAATGCTGGGATTATTCTCTTGCTTGGTGCCTGCTTGTGCTTCATGA
- the LOC126800388 gene encoding uncharacterized protein LOC126800388 has translation MNKRVQIRELVFRSVTLRGSNWMRMDRKTYPFHFKLLGLEKESDLKLTHLNSAVTPSLHSCGGCNEFNYLRALHLREVGVTQEVLELFLSKCPVLERLSVESTKSLVGLRVAGPSIALKYLELSSCHALKSVHICDTNLVSVTINSRNSEIRLLLSYEPSLVEEYYPNLVFPDFANLKHLELNVEQDSERGLQNLISFLQASPHLEKLVLKLDRWLTREYYKIIGSVKEMEYCPHFHLKVVHIENYRGRSRVKHIRYLIKNAFALEKIVVKPIRHLILPTVNSERRETALRNHAMQCLKQKVPSSIEFVCM, from the exons ATGAATAAGAGAGTTCAAATACGTGAACTGGTGTTTCGGAGCGTAACCCTCAGGGGGTCTAACTGGATGAGGATGGATCGTAAAACATATCCGTTTCACTTCAAACTTTTAGGGTTGGAGAAGGAGTCTGACTTGAAGCTTACGCATTTGAATTCTGCTGTCACTCCAAGTCTACACTCCTGTGGTGGCTGCAATGAATTCAATTATCTTAGAGCTCTTCATCTTAGGGAAGTTGGTGTGACTCAAGAAGTTCTTGAGCTATTCTTGTCAAAATGTCCAGTTCTTGAGAGATTATCTGTGGAATCTACCAAAAGTTTGGTTGGTTTGAGAGTTGCTGGACCCTCGATTGCACTTAAGTATCTTGAGCTAAGTAGTTGTCATGCCCTCAAGAGCGTTCATATCTGTGACACAAACCTGGTTTCTGTAACCATTAATTCTAGAAATTCTGAGATTCGCCTACTTCTCAGTTATGAGCCATCACTTGTTGAG GAGTACTATCCCAATCTTGTATTTCCCGATTTTGCAAATCTCAAGCATTTGGAACTTAATGTTGAGCAAGACAGCGAGAGGGGTCTTCAGAACCTAATATCTTTCCTGCAGGCATCTCCACATTTAGAAAAACTAGTATTGAAG TTGGATAGATGGCTGACCCGCGAATACTACAAGATAATAGGAAGCGTTAAGGAAATGGAATATTGCCCTCATTTTCACCTCAAGGTAGTTCATATAGAAAACTATCGAGGTAGATCACGCGTTAAGCATATCAGGTATTTGATCAAAAATGCCTTTGCGCTGGAGAAAATTGTTGTAAAACCAATTCGTCATCTAATTCTGCCaacagtgaacagtgaaaGACGAGAAACTGCGCTGAGGAATCATGCCATGCAATGCCTGAAACAAAAAGTGCCTtcatctattgaatttgtgtgcATGTAG